TAGCATTTCAGAAACCACTGTAATTTAGTATTAAATATATATATGAAGAGGAAGCTGGTTCAAATCGGTCAGTCGCTCGCCGTGACCCTGCCCACTGAGGTGGTCAAGGAGTTCCATCTCGAGAAGGGACAGAGCGTCGAGGTGTCCGTGCACCCAAAGACGGGCGCCGTAACGATTCGTCCGGGCGTGAAGTAC
This portion of the Vicinamibacteria bacterium genome encodes:
- a CDS encoding AbrB/MazE/SpoVT family DNA-binding domain-containing protein is translated as MKRKLVQIGQSLAVTLPTEVVKEFHLEKGQSVEVSVHPKTGAVTIRPGVKYFEDGKVTERFRKAVRTLVKERSELYRRLAK